In a single window of the Ooceraea biroi isolate clonal line C1 chromosome 8, Obir_v5.4, whole genome shotgun sequence genome:
- the LOC105287857 gene encoding uncharacterized protein LOC105287857 codes for MSNIYIQEPPTTGKVLLKTTVGDIDLELWTKEAPKACRNFIQLCMEGYYNDTIFHRVVKGFIVQGGDPTGTGEGGESVYGHPFKDEFHTRLRFCRRGLLAMANAGKDDNGSQFFFTLGPTPELQNKHTVFGKITGETIYNMLKLEEALVDENERPQYPQKVLKTEVLNNPFQDIVPRTVSERKDDKDSKKNKKSGVKNFKLLSFGEEAEEDEEESSVLNRQFTGKGKSAHDCLSDPKLSAQPVIEPAEPPRKKLKEDRSSDWESDDETRTPEEMAALAKEKEAMKDRIKSKLKDTKKTQLKEMKDENDKIKDNDANEDVEIETYYLGKDRDEERKRKAEEIRKEIRDLKHSIRREKRAKEVEEKQQVKKEESKNEVMKEYIENREKYKEAKAKLPKKGKTREALTMELLSKFKYKLQNAKEHKKDDSSQSDSKETSKDTEEEDDDPSDESWMAHTLHCEEKAPVLAKDASTKDDDWFEIYDPRNPLNKRRRGEKAQKSQKYMFVGRFSRSVDGDRYASRGLLNYTTPDRKMSTTPLRIDTFENYATRPRDWQSRKSNYKIPLRLMRLCLLGMLLPSILVTAPLYLRYRVYSEQVYPLTISDQRLIDAKVSTVWCQSQVIKANTTFNAYLMDAEPVVQNETVPISMIRQLIMEDDMKEYWGFYLLRGSVVTVSTCVRWPGASLTIIHGHKNLHECAFIGDDSSEELEELLEIANEQGFLDMNGSAQAEHPSNIPEKMTRAGQDVYFHHEGHSLRLNTSTLPGYSHQLGSHELDAQTMRNILSQLLAKTLDTKKKQKENPHHHYEAVFKDITNIDKPPARTPNPKNPESNKMIDRFNQSEETSKTNAKESSSQSQEKSKTQKNSMSSRDFHLHVSSTPRKSIKEQEEFETKRVSSAEVFEDVLEKISSLGDRGKKILQKLMDEIDARGVARDNALKRLVNETMNKTLSSTDKQRKRRDLTLKMLHDELMEEDDGDAPLEEGMLHPDGIAEDRGTVNETTLNDRSNSEFWSSFSSSEERLLECKGLILNLPLTPHHYCIPGMESRHSKASFANAVTYRVPLNGYYFFVFNSENEVQPNYVRVQFDLLKTVYNTSNPVYACKNTTKECSLPFKMFSNEKTVLELPLSNNSTQWNEEYIVMSTCEPRTALYTFCVLMVPVLIIIFALQ; via the exons ATGAGTAACATTTATATACAAGAGCCACCCACGACGGGCAAA GTGCTACTGAAAACGACAGTCGGTGATATAGATCTAGAATTGTGGACGAAAGAAGCTCCCAAAGCTTGCAGAAACTTCATACAACTTTGTATGGAGGGCTATTACAACGATACGATATTTCACCGAGTTGTAAAGGGCTTCATAGTGCAGGGTGGAGATCCGACGGGAACAGGAGAAGGCGGTGAAAGCGTGTATGGACATCCTTTCAAG GATGAATTTCACACAAGATTACGCTTTTGTCGGAGAGGCTTGCTCGCCATGGCCAATGCTGGCAAGGACGATAACGGTTCCCAATTTTTTTTTACCCTCGGCCCGACACCGGAATTGCAGAATAAGCATACTGTCTTTGGCAAAATCACTGGAGAAACAATTTACAATATGCTGAAATTGGAAGAAGCCCTTGTAGATgag aatGAGAGACCTCAATACCCGCAAAAAGTCTTGAAAACGGAGGTGTTAAATAATCCTTTCCAGGATATTGTGCCAAGGACAGTGTCTGAGAGAAAAGACGACAAGGACAGCAAGAAGAATAAGAAAAGTGGTGTGAA gaATTTCAAATTATTGTCATTCGGCGAGGAAGCTGAGGAAGATGAAGAGGAATCGTCAGTTTTGAACAGACAATTTACCGGCAAGGGAAAATCGGCGCACGATTGTTTGTCTGATCCAAAGTTAAGTGCACAACCGGTGATTGAGCCAGCCGAGCCACCGAGGAAGAAGCTCAAGGAGGATCGGAGCAGCGATTGGGAGAGCGACGATGAAACGCGCACTCCAGAAGAGATGGCTGCTCtggcaaaagagaaaga AGCTATGAAGGACAGAATCAAAAGTAAATTGAAGGATACTAAAAAAACGCAGCTGAAGGAAATGAAGGACgagaatgataaaataaaagacaaCGATGCAAACGAAGATGTGGAAATTGAGACATATTATTTGGGGAAAGATCGAGACGAggagcgaaagagaaaagc CGAGGAGATCCGAAAAGAAATACGCGATCTGAAGCACAGCATACGAAGGGAGAAGAGAGCAAAGGAGGTGGAGGAAAAGCAACAGGTCAAGAAGGAAGAAAGTAAGAACGAGGTAATGAAGGAGTACATAGAGAATCGAGAGAAATACAAGGAAGCGAAGGCGAAATTGCCTAAGAAAGGTAAAACGCGCGAGGCCCTCACGATGGAACTGTTGAGCAAATTCAAGTACAAACTCCAAAATGCCAAGGAGCATAAGAAAGACGATAGCTCGCAATCTGATAGCAAGGAAACGTCGAAGGATACCGAGGAGGAGGATGACGATCCGTCTGACGAATCCTGGATGGCTCACACTCTCCACTGCGAGGAGAAAGCGCCGGTGCTCGCCAAGGACGCTAGCACGAAGGACGACGATTGGTTCGAGATCTACGATCCTCGAAATCCGTTGAATAAACGACGGAGGGGAGAAAAAGCGCAGAAATCGCAAAAATA tATGTTCGTTGGTAGATTCAGTCGATCTGTTGACGGCGACCGATACGCATCACGCGGTTTACTTAATTATACGACGCCAGAC AGGAAAATGTCAACGACACCTTTGAGAATAGATACATTTG AAAATTATGCTACCCGCCCACGAGATTGGCAGTCAcgaaaatcaaattataaGATACCTTTGAGATTGATGCGACTATGTTTGCTGGGAATGCTTCTGCCGTCCATACTCGTTACTGCGCCACTGTATTTACGATATCGTGTGTATTCTGAGCAGGTATATCCATTAACAATATCGGACCAAAGGCTAATTGATGCCAAAGTATCCACCGTTTGGTGTCAA AGTCAAGTAATCAAAGCGAATACCACGTTCAACGCGTATCTGATGGACGCCGAGCCAGTAGTCCAAAACGAAACGGTGCCTATTTCTATGATAAGACAGTTGATTATGGAAGATGATATGAAAGAATATTGGGGTTTTTACCTCCTGCGAGGCAGCGTTGTCACCGTTTCTACTTGTGTAAG ATGGCCAGGTGCTTCTTTAACAATAATTCATGGACACAAAAATCTGCATGAGTGTGCCTTCATCGGAGATGACAGCAGCGAGGAACTTGAAGAGCTTCTTGAAATCGCTAACGAACAAGGATTTCTCGATATGAATGGCAGTGCACAA GCAGAACATCCTAGTAACATACCCGAAAAAATGACACGTGCAGGTCAGGATGTGTACTTTCATCATGAAGGCCACTCTCTTCGTTTAAACACCTCTACATTGCCTGGATATTCGCATCAGCTTGGCAGTCACGAGTTGGATGCTCAAACGATGCGGAATATACTCAGCCAGCTCCTTGCCAAGACTCTCGACAcaaagaagaaacaaaaagagaatCCGCATCATCATTACGAAGCTGTCTTCAAAGATATCACCAATATCGATAAACCACCGGCTAGAACACCGAATCCTAAAAATCCAGaatcaaacaaaatgataGACAGATTTAATCAAAGTGAAGAGACATCAAAAACTAATGCAAA agaatCTTCGTCACAGAGTCAAGAAAAATCTAAGACCCAAAAGAATTCCATGTCTTCTCGTGATTTTCATTTACATGTATCCAGCACACCACGAAAGTCTATAAAAGAGCAAGAAGAATTTGAAACAAAACGAGTAAGCTCCGCAGAGGTATTTGAAGATGTCCTGGAAAAGATCAGCTCTTTAGGAGATCGTggcaaaaaaatattgcaaaaattgatGGATGAGATTGACGCACGAGGCGTTGCTCGAGATAACGCGTTAAAAAGATTAGTAAACGAAACGATGAACAAGACATTATCAAGCACAGATAAgcaaaggaaaagaagagattTGACTCTTAAGATGCTCCATGACGAACTAATGGAGGAAGATGACGGCGATGCACCTTTAGAAGAg GGTATGTTGCATCCAGACGGTATTGCAGAAGATCGAGGTACCGTCAACGAAACAACTTTAAACGACAGAAGTAATTCTGAATTCTGGAGTTCATTTAGCAGTTCTGAAGAACGTTTGCTAGAATGTAAGGGTCTCATTCTGAATTTACCGCTAACGCCACATCATTATTGTATACCTGGAATGGAAAGTCGGCATTCTAAAGCTTCTTTTGCCAACGCCGTGACATATAG